Proteins from one Bradyrhizobium roseum genomic window:
- a CDS encoding phospholipid carrier-dependent glycosyltransferase, with amino-acid sequence MLRTGITAAILFFVAHFAMLVGVTTPEKFYFDEVHYVPASRQMLQPVMPEPMLNPMHPPLAKQLIALSIHSFGDAPLGWRYPGVVFGSLAVVAVYLCGLALFAAQGPAIAASLLAFFNQMLFVQSRIAMLDIFALSFSLFAIAAFIHGFRKERPHRWFALAGIGFGLSGGCKWSGLFALAVCIVIVGAIRLMQGWRTEFADARPEDWYRPGLWPDFKWWHFAICFVLVPAAVYLATFIPLYGFSASDILQAQRRIFSDNTTTAIAGHTYMSSWPSWPFLVRPVWYLFDRIGEDRIAAVVFLGNPLILWPALIAVAICLRDWIATRRADAFLVLAFYLGPYLAWALLPRTLAFIYYYLPSATTASLALVYAFKRGGTPRWLLWVYVAVGFAGFVAMLPISAAFIGTSMAAFSRLMIFQNWI; translated from the coding sequence ATGCTCCGCACAGGCATCACCGCCGCCATTCTTTTCTTCGTCGCGCATTTCGCAATGCTGGTCGGCGTCACCACGCCGGAGAAATTCTATTTCGACGAGGTGCATTACGTGCCGGCGTCACGGCAGATGCTTCAGCCCGTCATGCCGGAACCGATGCTCAATCCGATGCATCCGCCGCTCGCCAAGCAACTGATCGCGCTGTCGATCCATTCGTTCGGCGACGCGCCGCTGGGGTGGCGCTATCCGGGCGTCGTGTTCGGATCGCTCGCTGTCGTTGCTGTGTATCTGTGCGGGCTGGCGCTGTTTGCGGCGCAAGGACCGGCGATTGCCGCAAGCCTGCTCGCGTTTTTCAACCAGATGCTGTTCGTGCAGTCACGCATCGCGATGCTGGATATTTTTGCACTCAGCTTCAGCCTGTTCGCGATCGCGGCGTTCATCCATGGCTTTCGCAAGGAGCGGCCACATCGTTGGTTCGCGCTGGCCGGGATAGGCTTCGGCCTGTCGGGCGGCTGCAAATGGAGCGGGCTGTTCGCGCTCGCGGTCTGCATCGTCATCGTCGGGGCGATCCGCCTCATGCAGGGCTGGCGCACTGAGTTTGCCGACGCACGACCTGAGGATTGGTACAGGCCCGGTCTGTGGCCCGATTTCAAATGGTGGCATTTCGCCATCTGCTTCGTGCTGGTGCCGGCGGCGGTTTATCTCGCGACGTTCATTCCGCTCTACGGATTTTCCGCTTCCGATATCCTGCAAGCGCAACGGCGGATCTTCAGCGATAACACCACGACCGCGATCGCGGGCCACACCTATATGAGTTCATGGCCATCCTGGCCGTTCCTGGTGCGCCCGGTTTGGTATCTCTTCGACAGGATCGGCGAAGACCGGATCGCCGCCGTCGTGTTTCTCGGGAACCCGCTGATCCTGTGGCCGGCGCTGATCGCGGTTGCGATCTGCCTGCGCGACTGGATCGCGACGCGGCGGGCCGATGCCTTTCTGGTGTTGGCGTTCTATCTCGGCCCTTACCTCGCCTGGGCTTTGCTGCCGCGAACGCTCGCCTTCATCTATTATTACCTGCCGTCGGCGACCACCGCGAGCCTGGCGTTGGTCTATGCCTTCAAGCGGGGCGGCACGCCCCGCTGGCTGCTGTGGGTCTATGTTGCCGTCGGCTTTGCCGGCTTTGTTGCGATGTTGCCGATATCGGCTGCATTCATTGGCACTTCGATGGCGGCTTTCAGCCGCCTGATGATCTTCCAGAATTGGATTTGA
- a CDS encoding FecR family protein: MLRVTGPSSTRINVGDGLLRDETVRTGLDSATRLVMADSTNLSLGPNASLKLDRTVFDDEHHYREVAVRMTSGAFRFVTGQSDKAAYKITTPLATIGVRGTTLDILSQRGQTIVNLQEGAASVCTTSFDCIQLTRPGDTAIITAGGAGGRSTIKKSNTPPWTFAATCSAAAGLCSKTQYADATPAIVDDGSDPTGMLCGR; this comes from the coding sequence GTGCTCCGCGTTACCGGACCTTCGAGCACCCGGATCAATGTCGGCGACGGACTGCTGCGCGACGAAACCGTCCGCACCGGTCTCGACAGCGCAACGCGGCTGGTGATGGCCGACAGCACCAATCTTTCGCTCGGGCCGAACGCGTCGCTCAAGCTCGATCGTACCGTGTTCGACGACGAGCACCATTATCGCGAGGTCGCGGTGCGCATGACGTCGGGCGCGTTTCGTTTCGTCACCGGCCAGTCTGACAAGGCCGCCTACAAGATCACGACACCGCTGGCGACGATCGGCGTGCGCGGCACCACGCTCGATATCCTGTCGCAGCGCGGTCAGACCATCGTCAATCTGCAGGAGGGCGCAGCCTCGGTTTGCACGACCTCGTTCGACTGCATCCAGCTCACCCGACCCGGCGACACCGCCATCATCACCGCGGGCGGCGCTGGCGGCAGATCGACGATCAAGAAGAGCAACACGCCGCCCTGGACGTTCGCCGCGACCTGCAGCGCCGCCGCGGGGCTTTGCAGCAAGACGCAATATGCGGATGCGACGCCCGCCATCGTCGACGACGGCAGCGACCCCACCGGCATGCTGTGCGGGCGCTGA
- a CDS encoding VOC family protein has protein sequence MSKMIFVNLPVSDLARSTAFYQAIGAENNPQFSDDTASCMVFSESIYVMLLTHDKYRQFTSKTIADAKATSEVIICLSSDSREAVDNMVAKAQGAGGAADPGPKQDHGFMYGRSFEDPDGHHWEVMWMDVAAATAAPSA, from the coding sequence ATGTCCAAGATGATCTTCGTCAACCTGCCGGTCAGCGATCTCGCCCGCTCAACCGCCTTTTATCAGGCGATCGGTGCCGAAAATAACCCGCAATTCTCCGATGACACCGCGTCCTGCATGGTGTTTTCCGAATCCATCTACGTGATGCTGCTGACCCACGACAAATACCGGCAGTTCACGTCGAAGACGATTGCTGACGCCAAGGCGACAAGTGAGGTCATTATCTGCCTGTCATCCGATAGTCGCGAGGCGGTGGACAACATGGTCGCCAAAGCGCAGGGCGCTGGCGGTGCCGCCGATCCGGGCCCGAAGCAGGATCATGGCTTCATGTATGGCCGCAGTTTTGAAGATCCCGATGGCCATCATTGGGAAGTGATGTGGATGGACGTCGCGGCCGCGACTGCCGCGCCGTCCGCCTAA
- a CDS encoding enoyl-CoA hydratase/isomerase family protein yields the protein MKLVRYESANHVATITMDRTSSHNALNNALCDELREAWFRFHESDDRVAVLASSEEKYFSVGADVKDLPVNMWHAVPGLGVELDKPVIAATSGWVVGGAFVLVQMADMCVASETTRFIYPEGKIGTTAGGISSVMARMPHKIAMEFLLVGEEMSAERAYQIGFVNKVVPPGRHVALAQEMAAKIAANAPLVVRALKKLARDAMPKGPLEGVAEVRRLLDVIRDSDDLKEGVKAFAEKRTPQFRGK from the coding sequence ATGAAGCTCGTTCGCTACGAGAGCGCAAACCACGTCGCCACCATCACCATGGACCGGACCTCGTCGCACAACGCGCTCAACAATGCGTTGTGCGACGAACTACGCGAGGCCTGGTTTCGCTTTCACGAGAGCGACGATCGCGTGGCCGTGCTGGCGTCGTCCGAGGAAAAGTATTTTTCCGTAGGCGCCGACGTCAAGGATCTTCCCGTCAACATGTGGCACGCCGTGCCGGGCCTCGGCGTCGAACTCGACAAGCCCGTCATCGCCGCGACGTCCGGCTGGGTGGTCGGCGGTGCGTTCGTGCTGGTGCAGATGGCCGACATGTGCGTCGCGTCGGAGACGACGCGCTTCATCTATCCCGAGGGCAAGATCGGCACCACCGCCGGCGGCATCTCCTCGGTGATGGCGCGGATGCCGCACAAGATCGCCATGGAGTTTCTTTTGGTCGGCGAGGAGATGTCGGCGGAGCGCGCATATCAGATCGGCTTCGTCAACAAGGTCGTCCCGCCGGGCCGGCATGTCGCGCTTGCCCAGGAGATGGCGGCCAAGATCGCGGCCAATGCGCCGCTGGTGGTTCGCGCGCTGAAGAAGCTGGCGCGCGACGCCATGCCGAAGGGACCGCTGGAAGGCGTCGCCGAAGTGCGCCGGCTGCTCGATGTCATCAGGGACAGCGATGACCTCAAGGAAGGCGTCAAGGCGTTTGCGGAAAAGCGCACGCCTCAGTTCAGGGGAAAATGA
- a CDS encoding cupin domain-containing protein — MSGSHDHTHPHHSHDHDHGDAERWKHDGIRVIPGNQLDSNVPSTAGMDRKAAINFARVGAQKLWAGTVTIRPDAKTGAHHHGHLESVIYVVKGKARMRWGEHLQFTAEAGPGDFIFVPPYVPHQEINASRDEVLECVLVRSDGEAVAINLDIEPVEKPETVLWVDPVHRDPAEKK; from the coding sequence ATGAGCGGCAGTCACGACCACACCCATCCCCATCATTCCCACGATCACGACCACGGCGATGCCGAACGCTGGAAGCACGACGGCATCCGCGTCATCCCTGGCAATCAGCTCGATTCCAACGTGCCGTCGACCGCCGGCATGGACCGCAAGGCCGCGATCAATTTCGCCCGCGTCGGGGCCCAGAAATTATGGGCGGGCACCGTCACCATTCGCCCCGATGCCAAGACCGGCGCGCATCACCATGGCCATCTCGAAAGCGTCATCTATGTGGTGAAGGGCAAGGCGCGGATGCGCTGGGGCGAGCACCTGCAGTTCACCGCGGAAGCCGGCCCCGGCGATTTCATCTTCGTGCCGCCTTACGTGCCGCATCAGGAGATCAATGCCAGCCGCGACGAGGTGCTGGAATGCGTGCTGGTGCGCAGTGACGGCGAGGCGGTCGCGATCAACCTCGACATCGAACCGGTCGAAAAGCCCGAGACCGTGCTGTGGGTCGATCCGGTACACCGCGATCCTGCCGAGAAGAAATAA
- a CDS encoding CsbD family protein, with protein sequence MGSTADKIKGTANEAMGKAKQGIGEATGSDRLQGEGVIQEVKGKGQKAMGDAKEATKDAVDKAAAAANKNL encoded by the coding sequence ATGGGTTCGACCGCAGACAAGATCAAGGGTACCGCCAACGAAGCAATGGGCAAGGCCAAGCAGGGCATCGGTGAAGCCACCGGTTCCGATCGCCTGCAGGGCGAAGGCGTGATCCAGGAAGTCAAGGGCAAGGGCCAGAAGGCCATGGGCGACGCCAAGGAAGCCACGAAGGATGCCGTGGACAAGGCAGCCGCGGCCGCGAACAAGAATCTCTGA
- a CDS encoding D-2-hydroxyacid dehydrogenase family protein codes for MQVSILDDYFDTVRTLDCFKKLAGHDVTIWNDHVQDVDVLAERMQDTEALVLIRERTQIRTPLLERLPKLKLISQRSVFPHIDIDTCTRLGIVVSSGQHADTPSYATAEFTWGLVLAAMRAIPQQMAALKAGKWQIGVGYSVRGKTLGIYGYGRIGAVVAGYGSAFGMNVLVWAREPAMAKARADGYETAASKAEFFERCDVLSLHMRLVDATRGIVTAEDLARMKPSALLVNTSRAPLIEPNALVNALRAGRPGMAAVDVYEKEPLRDVNDPLLTMDNVVCTPHLGYVTQDEYEIQFTDIFDQIVAYAAGTPINVVNPDVMAKRR; via the coding sequence GTGCAGGTCTCGATCCTCGACGATTATTTCGACACGGTGCGCACCCTCGATTGTTTCAAAAAACTCGCCGGCCACGACGTCACCATCTGGAACGATCACGTTCAGGATGTCGATGTGCTGGCAGAGCGCATGCAGGATACCGAGGCGCTGGTGCTGATCCGCGAGCGCACGCAGATCCGCACGCCGCTGCTGGAACGGCTGCCGAAACTGAAGCTGATCAGCCAGCGCAGCGTCTTTCCGCATATCGACATCGATACCTGTACCCGGCTCGGCATTGTCGTATCCTCGGGCCAGCACGCCGACACGCCGTCCTACGCGACGGCGGAATTCACCTGGGGGCTGGTCCTGGCGGCGATGCGCGCGATTCCGCAGCAGATGGCGGCGCTGAAGGCCGGCAAATGGCAGATCGGCGTCGGCTACTCGGTGCGCGGCAAGACGCTCGGCATCTACGGCTACGGGCGGATCGGCGCCGTCGTCGCCGGTTACGGCAGCGCGTTCGGCATGAATGTGCTGGTATGGGCGCGCGAGCCGGCCATGGCGAAGGCCCGTGCCGACGGCTATGAAACCGCGGCCAGCAAGGCCGAGTTCTTCGAACGATGCGACGTGCTCTCTCTGCACATGCGTCTGGTCGATGCCACGCGCGGCATCGTCACGGCGGAAGACCTCGCGCGCATGAAGCCTTCGGCGCTGCTGGTCAACACCAGCCGCGCGCCGCTGATCGAGCCCAACGCGCTTGTCAATGCGCTGCGCGCCGGTCGGCCCGGCATGGCGGCCGTCGACGTCTACGAAAAAGAACCGCTTCGCGACGTCAACGATCCGCTGCTGACCATGGACAACGTGGTCTGCACGCCCCATCTCGGCTACGTCACGCAGGACGAATACGAAATCCAGTTCACGGATATCTTCGATCAGATCGTGGCCTATGCCGCCGGCACGCCGATCAATGTGGTCAATCCGGATGTGATGGCGAAGCGGCGGTAA
- a CDS encoding FKBP-type peptidyl-prolyl cis-trans isomerase: protein MRSSRRTILQTALAAVAAAVATPIVTELASAQTAGKKPMTTASGLQIIDSKEGTGATPKTGQTCVMHYTGWLYENGQKGKKFDSSVDRNEPFEFKIGVRQVIGGWDEGVGSMKVGGKRTLIIPPELGYGARGAGGVIPPNATLMFDVELLAVK, encoded by the coding sequence ATGCGATCTTCCCGACGCACGATACTCCAGACCGCTCTTGCCGCCGTGGCGGCCGCGGTTGCCACGCCGATCGTCACCGAACTGGCATCGGCCCAGACCGCAGGAAAAAAGCCCATGACGACAGCTTCAGGTTTGCAGATCATCGACAGCAAGGAAGGCACCGGCGCCACGCCGAAGACCGGCCAGACCTGCGTGATGCATTATACCGGTTGGCTTTACGAAAACGGCCAGAAGGGCAAGAAGTTCGACTCTTCCGTTGACCGCAATGAGCCGTTCGAGTTCAAGATCGGCGTTCGGCAGGTGATCGGCGGCTGGGACGAGGGCGTCGGTTCGATGAAGGTCGGCGGCAAGCGCACGCTGATCATTCCGCCTGAACTCGGCTATGGCGCGCGCGGCGCCGGCGGCGTCATCCCGCCGAACGCGACGCTGATGTTCGATGTCGAACTGCTGGCCGTGAAATAA
- a CDS encoding NAD(P)/FAD-dependent oxidoreductase translates to MLDSDDSEQADLRGGRSPWFATSSHPSRRDLVESLSCDALIVGAGITGSLVAERLTRQGLDVIIVDRELPGLGSTAASTSMLLWEIDRPLRELSEIYGFDRASRAYRASRDAVAGLQSLVWRLGIACDLRDKDSLYLAAGEGSAELVEEHRWRARAGLPGDFIDHAMLLERFGIARAGAIISPGAADADPMKLSHGLLRTALSRGARLFEADAVSFDTAGRSVSVGLANDREIEARSVVLATGYVMPDIVRSTVHEVSSSWAIATVPQPQNIWNDGTLIWEDAKDYLYARTTAAGRIIIGGEDSTEIIEPEARDRAIPEKSRVLARRLAALWPAAKPDIEFRWAGTFDTTKDGLPLIGPVPGAKGVYAAYGYGGNGITFSFLAARLIGDLIAGKTSPLLSDFAIDRDGGKAG, encoded by the coding sequence ATTCTCGATTCAGACGATAGCGAACAGGCCGATCTGCGCGGCGGCCGGTCGCCGTGGTTCGCGACATCATCCCATCCGTCCCGCCGTGACCTCGTCGAGAGCCTCTCATGCGATGCGCTGATCGTCGGCGCCGGCATTACGGGATCGCTGGTCGCCGAACGCCTGACGCGGCAAGGCCTCGACGTCATCATCGTCGATCGCGAGTTGCCCGGACTCGGCAGCACGGCGGCCTCCACATCCATGTTGTTGTGGGAAATCGACCGGCCACTCCGCGAACTGAGCGAGATCTATGGCTTCGATCGCGCATCACGCGCCTATCGCGCCAGCCGCGATGCCGTCGCCGGGCTCCAATCGCTGGTCTGGCGGCTTGGTATCGCGTGCGACCTCCGCGACAAGGATTCGCTGTATCTTGCGGCGGGGGAAGGCAGCGCCGAGCTGGTGGAAGAGCATCGCTGGAGGGCCCGCGCCGGCCTGCCCGGCGATTTCATCGACCATGCCATGCTGCTGGAGCGCTTTGGCATCGCGCGTGCCGGTGCGATCATCTCGCCGGGCGCGGCCGATGCCGATCCCATGAAGCTGTCGCATGGCCTGCTACGGACGGCGCTTTCGCGCGGTGCGCGGTTGTTCGAAGCAGACGCCGTTTCATTCGATACCGCGGGCCGTTCGGTCAGTGTCGGTCTGGCCAACGATCGCGAGATCGAGGCGCGCTCCGTCGTGCTTGCCACCGGTTACGTGATGCCGGACATCGTTCGCTCGACCGTGCATGAGGTGTCGTCAAGCTGGGCGATTGCGACCGTACCGCAGCCGCAAAATATCTGGAACGACGGCACGCTGATCTGGGAGGATGCGAAAGATTATCTCTATGCGCGAACCACCGCAGCGGGGCGGATCATCATCGGCGGCGAGGACAGCACGGAAATTATCGAACCGGAGGCGCGCGACCGCGCGATCCCCGAGAAATCGCGCGTGCTGGCGCGAAGGCTCGCGGCGCTCTGGCCGGCTGCGAAGCCCGACATCGAATTTCGCTGGGCGGGGACATTCGATACCACCAAAGACGGCTTGCCGCTGATCGGTCCGGTGCCGGGCGCCAAGGGCGTTTACGCGGCCTATGGCTATGGCGGCAACGGCATCACGTTCAGCTTTCTGGCCGCACGCCTGATCGGCGATCTGATCGCCGGCAAAACCTCGCCGTTGCTCAGCGATTTCGCGATTGATCGCGATGGCGGCAAGGCCGGCTGA